Part of the Butyrivibrio fibrisolvens genome, GTGGAGCACAATTACTTCCGTATCTTCAGGCGTCTCAAAGAATCTCTCCAGGTCATCTTTATTACAAAGATCTCCGTATACGATTTCTACTTCTTCCGGAAGATATGCGGCTGACTTATCACCTTCAAGGACAAATGCCCTTACTTTTTCGTTTCTTTCAACAAGCTTTCTGCAGACTGTGCTTCCAAGAAATCCTGCTGCTCCTGTTACCAGATACATCTTATTTGTTTGACTCATTTATCTTTACCTCTCTTATTTTCAATTTGTTTTCTTGCTCTCTGTTTTGAGCTTGAAGTCATTATAGAAAAATGAGCCTGCAAAAAGAACAACACTTTTTACAAAATGTGTTGATTTAAGGATCACAGGTCCCGACACGTTTTGTAAAAAGTGTTGATTTGTAAGTCCGATATACTGTTTTTACTGCTCTATGGCTTGATGATACACTTCTGTATAACGCTTATGATCTCATCTTTGGACTCGGCGCATCCCCCTCGTACCCACTCAGTGACAACTCCGATCCTTCCAAAAAGCCGTACTTCCTCGCGAAATCATTCAGAGGACATCTTGTAAAATAATAATAGCTACCGTCTTTATGTTTCGAATTATCAAAATTAAAATCCCAGGTTTTATCCCTATACTGCGGATGTGCATCTGCCCAATCCTGCAGGTATCTCTTCCACTGAGCACTCATATGTATAATCCCTGTTGAACCATATCTGGCCGTAATATCCAAAAGATGTTCCGAGTAGGGCATATACTCAAAGCGATTCATTAATTACTGCTTTCAGAGTTTCAGATGACTTCAGTAATGCCTCTTTTTCCTGCTCACTAAGTCTGATCGGCACAGAACCTTCAACTCCACCTCTTCCGATAATTACAGGCATGCTGAGCGCCACTCCATCAATACCGTTTTCACCATGCTGCATGCTCGATATAGGCAGAACTGATTTTTCATCACGTATTATAGCCTCACAGATACGTCTTACACTCATGGCAATTCCATAATAGGTCGCGCCTTTTTTCTCAATGATCTCATAGGCACTGTTCTTAACATTTTCAGCAATCTCTTTCATGGCTTTTTCATGTTCGAAGTGACCTCTCATCTCACAGAAATCATGAATTGGAATCCCCGAGACATTTGCACTGCTCCATGCTGCAATCTCACTGTCCCCATGCTCACCTATGATAAACGCATGCACTGAACGGCTGTCCACACTCAGGTGTTCGCCAAGAAGATATTTGAATCTTGCTGTATCAAGGACCGTTCCTGAGCCAAACACCCTGTTCTCAGGGAAACCGCTGAACTTGACTGCGGCATACGTAAGAATATCAACAGGATTCGCCACGATAAGAAGTATTCCTTCTTTGTTATACTTTGCAATCTCAGGAATAATAGACTTAAAGATACCTACATTCTTTTTAACGAGATCAAGCCTGGTCTCCCCCGGTTTCTGTCCCGCACCTGCCGTAACAACTACAACAGCAGCATCGCCTGCATCTTTATAATCACCGGCATATATCTGCATTGGCTTTGCAAAAGGAAGTCCATGGCTGATATCAAGAGCTTCCCCCTCAGCCTTCTCTTTATTTACATCTATCAGCACCATCTCGGAAAAAAGCCCGCTTTCCATAAGGGCAAATGCTGATGCTGAACCAACAAATCCACAACCTACTACTGCTACTTTTCTTTCGTTTAATGTTGCCATAGTGTGCCTCCTTATCTTTCACTATATTAAGTATAAGCTCTCTTCCCTGAGGCTTTCGCAAAAAAATGTTTATTGGGAAATTTAATCAATTACCTCACCGTTACGTGAGATAGTTACAACCTGCCAGGGAAGGAACTTTCCACTGTTCTTTATTGCATTCTCTGCGGCTCTCTGCAGGCCTCCGCAGCATGGAACTTCCATCCTTACTATGGTCACGCCGGCGATATCATTATTTGATATAATTTCCGTCAGTTTTTCTGTGTAATCTCCCTCATCCAGTTTTGGGCATCCTATCATTGTAACCTTACCCTTCATAAACTCTTCGTGCATGTTTGCATAGGCGTATGCTGTGCAGTCAGCTGCTATGAGGAGCTTGGCCCCGTTATAAAAATCCGCCTGTGTTGGAAGTAGTTTTATCTGGCAAGGCCACTGCATCAGTCTTGAGGGATGTGAGCTCATTCTTGAAATCATGTCCTGACTGGGATCATTGTCTTCCTGATTGCTTCTCTTAAGCGTCATAAATTTTGACCCTGGGCATCCATGTCCAGCAGCATGTTGTTCCATTTCATTCATCATCTTGTTCTCGCACTGATGCATATCTTTTACCATTCCTTTCTTTTCCTGCGCTTCCTTTACTGCTGCTTCATCATAAGCAGGCGCTTCCCTTTCTTCAAAAGAAATCGCTCCCATAGGGCATCCCGGCAAACAGTCCCCAAATCCATCACAGAAGTTCTCTCTTACCAGTTTTGCTTTTCCATTCACAATATCAATAGCCCCTTCGTGGCATGCACTGGCACAAATACCACAGCCATTGCACTTTTCTTCGTCGATCTTTATTATCTTTCTTACCATCTTTAAACCTCTCTGTTCTTTGCTTTATCCTTGTTCTGATGGTGTCAGTATAATATACTATCCTCAACAAGTATGTTGTTTAAACCACATTTTGGAGAAATTATTTAAAAAAATCGGGTAACCACGCCAGAAACGCAGCTACCCGCCATCTCAAAAATCTTTATCAATATATACTTCTCTTCAGAGTATCCGTCCGGTATATGATTTTGCCGGATTATCTTTTCTCTCAAGCGGTTCCCTGATTGGTTCTCCTGCCTCAGAATATCCCAATATCAGGCCTCCGGTTATCGTTTCATCTTCCCTAAGACCATACTTATACATGAAGTTCCGCACAGCCTCATTTTCATCGAGCCAGTGGAGCTGGTTGATCTTTCTCATACTCCTACCGGCCACTCAGAGCCAACATCTAAATCATTCTCCGTAAGCCAGTCATCTTCAACTGTCACAAACTTCTCATTTCCAGCATTATCCACAAGAGTAACTGATACCTTAGGTTTCTGTCCTGGCTGTAATTCCTCGCAGCCATAATCTCCATCAAATATCCGCTTTATCTTCCACATAAGCCTCAGTCCAAATCCTCCACATCAATCATCTTTATTGAAGTTTCACTAACCATCTGCGCAAATACTCTTTTACCATCTGTAATTTTCCTATGTCTATAGGCCTTATAGCGACTTAGTAAGTCTATAGTCGCAGCAATCGTCACCTTCCGCTACTGATTTTGTCCTCTTATAATTAACTCCTCTAAAGCCGTTCATGTATTCTTTATCCATACAGCAGATCATCTGGACAGCTTCCGGAGTACCAAGTTCTAAAGCCTTATCATAAAGAGGGCAGCTTACTACATCCATAAAGCACTTTTCTTTAGTAATTTCAAGATTTTTTATAAAAGCGTTAATCATTTATTTTGTCTTATTATCAATAAAGGCAATCACTCGATCAAAAGCTTCTTTGGCAGTCGAATCCACTCGTTCAGCTGCAACGAAGCAGTGCTGCTTTTCTTCACCTTTTTCTGCTAAAGGATCTATCAAAACATTTTCTACAGCAACTGCATCTAACTGATCATGCATCACATTCATATCGTGACGATACTCACTTCCAAGCATAATAGCTGGAGGATAATCTGCTGTCATATATGGGATGCAGTCATATCGTTCCAACTCACTTTTGCTCAAGAAAATTGATCCTTTGACATAATTTCCAACCAGGATTTTGCACGCAAGTGAAAAATCTTCGTATATGAGAGGAGCATCATCTACAACTATTGCGCTAATCTGCTCTTTTTCAGAACAGGCTCTATTCCAAGGAGTTTTGCATATTCAGGATTGCTTACCGCAGTTCCTATCTGAGAAACCATGATTGCTCCTGCAGATGATCCCATCAGAACAATTTTATCTGTATTCAAATGATACTCTTCACCATGCTCCATGATATATGCAAATGCCTGATTTGCCTGAATCAGAGGATCCGGAAAATGTCCTTCGGGAACCAACACATAATCCACATTTACTATGTTATACCCCTTTGCACAAAGATCATCGATAAGATAAGTCGCTTCACTGGCTGCAAGCGGATCACCCATGTTCTTGCTCCCTGCAAAAAAGCCTCCACCATGAAAGTAAAACAATGTTGGTCTGTCCGCTTCAAAATCATCATCCGGATAAGTTATATCTAAAAAGCTGTTAGGGTAATCGCTTCCATAATTGATCTCACTGATAAGATACTGCCCATTTTCCTTTTCCCCATTGACCGGATCATACAAGGGTTCATAAGAATTGAGAGGTTTGCCATTAACCATAGCTCCCTTCTGGATAATATCAATGACTATCTGTGTATGTGTGGCAAGATAAAAGGCTCCTCCTACGATACTAAATGCAAAAACTGCAAAAACTATCAGCAATATATTTAGCCCTTTATGCTTCTTTTTTGCCTTCTTCAAATCGTCCATTTATATCACCTCTTTGACTTTTGAAAACAAACATGTTACTTTATGGGTACAATTGTACCTCATGTTTTCATTCGGTCAATATCCCAATAAAAAAAGGTACAAAGGAGGACTATTTGTACCATGAAAGAATCAACCAAATATGTTATGGATAAAATCACCTTTTCCCTCATTGAGCTAATGAGGAAAACACCTCTAGGCAATATATCCATTTGTGCCATCATAGAAAATGCAGAGGTAAGCCGTAACTCATTTTACCGCCATTTTCAGGATAAAGATGATATACTCCGATATTACATTTCTTCAGAAACAGAACAGTGGCTGGAACAAACAGGTATAAATTATCTGAATGTTCCATCTCCACAGGAGTATATCGTTTTTCTTTTGAAGCATCTTTACGAATATCGGGATATCATCGATCTTCTTATCCGTGATAATAAGATGAACCTTCTGGAAGAAGAATTTGACAGGCGTTTTAATGCCATTCTATCCAGCATTACTGATCCATGGCATATAGCCTTTACTATTGGCGGCTTCTATAAGCTCTTTTGCTACTGGGCAAAAACCGGATATGAAAAGACACCTGAAGAAATTGCAGCCTATATTAAGTAATCTTTGTTCACATGTGACAAAGCTGCTGTATAGCGCTTAGCAAAGTATAACCAATTCATGCACCCATTCCATCATTTATATATGCACTGTCAACACCTGTAATCTCCGTATCCCTATCGCATCTGATTCCATATATTTCTGTGAATTGTGATAAATCCATCTGTTTAATCTGTGTTCCTTTAATATCCAGATAGCCAAGTTCAGTGTTATTAGTTAAATCGATGTCCTTTATACCTGCACAATTGCTACATGACAGATGTCTAAGCTTACTATTTTGTGAAAAGTCTGTATCACTTATATCTGTATCTGAAATATCAAGATACATGAGATTTTTATTATTACTGACATCAATCTCGTTTATCCGGCTCCCTGCGCAAATAAACGTTTCCAGATTTGGCAAATCAGATAATTCTACCCTTGTTATGGCTGATTTACTGCAATCCAGGTATTCAATAGATTTATTTGATGAAAGATTGATTGCGCTTATTTCTGTGTTCTGAAATACGAGTTCGGTTAATTTCTTATTCTCTGACAGATTCAGTCCTGTTATTTTGGTCTCGGAACACTTTAACTTCTGCAAATTGACGTTATGTGACAAATCAAGTTTTTCTATCGCTGTATCGTTGCAATAGAGTTTTTCAAGCAACTCATTTTTTGACAGATCAATGTCTTTGACCGACGAACCACAACAATCAAGATACTTTAATTCAGTAAGGTATTCTATCCCCGCAAGACTCGCCATATTTCTACATCCCTGGTCACAATTAATGTATAGTCTTTCAGCAAGGCCGATCTCATCACCTGACAATATGTTATTTTTATCCATATCGAATTTTTCTTTCAGATAATTTCTGAAACACTCGTCAGGAAAGTATTCTTCATTAAGCGGAATACTTTTATGATTTTCAGAATCCGCTTTTTCTGACAGATGATTATCTATCAGATCATCATCTGTCACCTTATAATCACCATAATTATCAATACTATAAGTAGTCTTATCATTATAAATAACCCAGTCCTTCAGTATCTTATCATAGATAAACCAATGCTTTTTCTTTTTGAGATCTTCTTCGGATATTCCATTGCTTTTAAACCAGTCCATTATCTCTGCTTCACTGTAGTCAATATCATTGCCATCTTCACCGTATAACACCTTACCATTTTCAATCTTATACAGATGTATTTTGTCGAATGAGAGTGTGGAATCTGCCAGATCATATCTGAAGTACATGTAATACCTGCCATTATCATATTCTTCACATAATTCAAATGATATATACCTTGGTTTTTGGTAATAATATATGACTATATCCTGATTTGGATCCAACTCATCATCTCTGTATTCGGAGGTGATTAATCCATATTCATGTAAATTGCGGTATTCTCTTTCAGGATCTTCATATTTAAATTGAGGCAACTTATCATATACAGTCTCCTCTGCTTTAAAAGTAGCAAATACAGGTTCTATTTTATGCTGTCTTTCATAGTACATTTCATCGAATATATTGCTTTTTGTTTTCTGTGCAGGCATGAACAATTTTGCTGCAAAAATAAAACATACCACTATTACTGCGGTTACAATTATGTGTATAGTCTTCCTTTGCATATCTTTCGCCTTCCTTATCCTTCAGTTTTTTCTATATGTTCATGACCTGTAAGACTTATACTTCAACATCATTAAATGAAATAAACAATAACCTCCTCATGCGTAACTTATTTTTCCCTAATGATATTGTTACAGCCTGTTATGAATTCCTGCAGATCATCATAATACTCTTTGCTGTTTGCGCCATCTGAAGTGTCATAATCCTTAAGTGTAAAGTATTTTGCATACATATCAGCTATGTTTATCGCACTAATACTGTGTTCAACGCTTAATATTGTATCACACATGCTCCACATATAAAAAAATAGAGGGGCTGTCGCTTAGATAAGTTCCTAGAGGTACTGTAAGTTGATAAGGCATTTAGAAGATTGTTGATATGTTGCCATGCAACAAAATCCGGACAATTCCTATAACAAACAAGTGTACCGGATAGTAGAAATAAAACAGCCACTTCATGCCCTTCCACTCACCACGCTTTCCGTTATATTTTGCCAAAATCGGAATCGTGAGGAAAGTAAACATCTGAAGTATTCCATA contains:
- a CDS encoding L-2-amino-thiazoline-4-carboxylic acid hydrolase, producing the protein MINAFIKNLEITKEKCFMDVVSCPLYDKALELGTPEAVQMICCMDKEYMNGFRGVNYKRTKSVAEGDDCCDYRLTKSL
- a CDS encoding ATP-binding protein, which gives rise to MVRKIIKIDEEKCNGCGICASACHEGAIDIVNGKAKLVRENFCDGFGDCLPGCPMGAISFEEREAPAYDEAAVKEAQEKKGMVKDMHQCENKMMNEMEQHAAGHGCPGSKFMTLKRSNQEDNDPSQDMISRMSSHPSRLMQWPCQIKLLPTQADFYNGAKLLIAADCTAYAYANMHEEFMKGKVTMIGCPKLDEGDYTEKLTEIISNNDIAGVTIVRMEVPCCGGLQRAAENAIKNSGKFLPWQVVTISRNGEVID
- a CDS encoding TraX family protein is translated as MAAMCPFYLYLHRGNFKAQARDIVLWSAIYASVYFLFLDKPYGILQMFTFLTIPILAKYNGKRGEWKGMKWLFYFYYPVHLFVIGIVRILLHGNISTIF
- a CDS encoding TetR/AcrR family transcriptional regulator, which produces MKESTKYVMDKITFSLIELMRKTPLGNISICAIIENAEVSRNSFYRHFQDKDDILRYYISSETEQWLEQTGINYLNVPSPQEYIVFLLKHLYEYRDIIDLLIRDNKMNLLEEEFDRRFNAILSSITDPWHIAFTIGGFYKLFCYWAKTGYEKTPEEIAAYIK
- a CDS encoding alpha/beta hydrolase; protein product: MDDLKKAKKKHKGLNILLIVFAVFAFSIVGGAFYLATHTQIVIDIIQKGAMVNGKPLNSYEPLYDPVNGEKENGQYLISEINYGSDYPNSFLDITYPDDDFEADRPTLFYFHGGGFFAGSKNMGDPLAASEATYLIDDLCAKGYNIVNVDYVLVPEGHFPDPLIQANQAFAYIMEHGEEYHLNTDKIVLMGSSAGAIMVSQIGTAVSNPEYAKLLGIEPVLKKSRLAQ
- a CDS encoding L-lactate dehydrogenase; translated protein: MATLNERKVAVVGCGFVGSASAFALMESGLFSEMVLIDVNKEKAEGEALDISHGLPFAKPMQIYAGDYKDAGDAAVVVVTAGAGQKPGETRLDLVKKNVGIFKSIIPEIAKYNKEGILLIVANPVDILTYAAVKFSGFPENRVFGSGTVLDTARFKYLLGEHLSVDSRSVHAFIIGEHGDSEIAAWSSANVSGIPIHDFCEMRGHFEHEKAMKEIAENVKNSAYEIIEKKGATYYGIAMSVRRICEAIIRDEKSVLPISSMQHGENGIDGVALSMPVIIGRGGVEGSVPIRLSEQEKEALLKSSETLKAVINESL
- a CDS encoding TipC family immunity protein, which produces MQRKTIHIIVTAVIVVCFIFAAKLFMPAQKTKSNIFDEMYYERQHKIEPVFATFKAEETVYDKLPQFKYEDPEREYRNLHEYGLITSEYRDDELDPNQDIVIYYYQKPRYISFELCEEYDNGRYYMYFRYDLADSTLSFDKIHLYKIENGKVLYGEDGNDIDYSEAEIMDWFKSNGISEEDLKKKKHWFIYDKILKDWVIYNDKTTYSIDNYGDYKVTDDDLIDNHLSEKADSENHKSIPLNEEYFPDECFRNYLKEKFDMDKNNILSGDEIGLAERLYINCDQGCRNMASLAGIEYLTELKYLDCCGSSVKDIDLSKNELLEKLYCNDTAIEKLDLSHNVNLQKLKCSETKITGLNLSENKKLTELVFQNTEISAINLSSNKSIEYLDCSKSAITRVELSDLPNLETFICAGSRINEIDVSNNKNLMYLDISDTDISDTDFSQNSKLRHLSCSNCAGIKDIDLTNNTELGYLDIKGTQIKQMDLSQFTEIYGIRCDRDTEITGVDSAYINDGMGA